actttaaaatgtatgccaaacaaaaaattATGATAGCAAAGTTAAACAAACtgtacaactctatgcacaaggatgACTTTGAGCAATTTCCACAGAATATTTTACAAaaacatttacttgaagaacagtgcagaagCAAAGTTTAGGGAGTTGtgtggtttgtttaactttgcaatcattggtttcGGTTTGATGTACGTTTTAAAGTGGAAAGTGTCTCAGCATCAgtctgttactgtggaattgccttCTGTATAACATTACACCTGCTGCAATATGAGCTGTCCAAGCCTGCAGTTAAACAAAAActaacaccactacatactgtatgtgcacgtgtgtgtgtgtgtgtgtgtgtgtgtgtgtgtgtgtgcatgtgtacgcGCATGTGTGTTCGTGTATGCAGGTTGACACTGCTGTACTCCACGCTGGTCTTCTTGTCCAGAGAGGCCTTCAGGAGAGCCTGTTTGAGTGGCGGAACAGATCACAACTGGAGACAAGTCATCAACCTGCTATGGCTGACGTGAGTTGGACTATAGGGGAGCAGCTGCACCACAGTGTTGGCTCTGGTCAGAACATATACAGTTGAGTCTTTCATCGGCACTATCTGCATAAcaaatgattgtgtgtgtgccatcctCCCAGGTTGCCACTGGGTGTACTATGGGCATctctccttgtgtgtgtgtggctgtggctCCTGGAGGTTCCGGATCCCCTGACTATCCCCCACTACGGCCCCGCTGTGGGGCTCTTTGCCCTGGCCGCACtgcaggagctgctggctgagccTCTCTGGGTCCTGGCTCAGGCCCACATGTTTGTCAGGCTGAAGGTGGTTGCTGAGAGCCTGGCCATGGTGGCTAAGTGTGTTCTGACAGTGGTGCTGGTGGTCTCTGCTCCTCAGTGGGGGCTCTACATATTCTCTGCTGCTCAGGTACATACGTACGCAGCCCCATCCCTTATACAAAGGATCTTATGTTTGTCTATTTAGCTCAAGCGTTTACCCACCTTTTGCAGaaaaaaatgcattgaaagtataggCAGCATTGCTTAATTCACCACAATCAGCGTTAAccacttgtttttgtttttttaccactacatcactggttaCAAGGGAGTATGGTTAGAGGGTTGTGTGCATAGAAGGTATTGTCAAAAAGATGAAGTGGTCATGGAGTAAGGTTGTGTTAGTAAATATGAATCTATATAGGAGAGATGGTATTGCATGCAACCCTCATAAATCACTGTGGACGAGTATCTACTTAGCTAACTGTTATACTGGCCTGTCCTTCATAGCTGGTGTACACAGGGTTCCTGGTGCTGTGCTACTTTGTCTACTTCCTGCGTTTCCTGGGCTCTGGGGAGGCCAACAGGAAGTACTTCCCCCTGCAGTGTGTGGCAGACCTGCTGCCCTCCAGTGTTGAAGGAGAGGTAACATTCACCACAACAGCACTAACTGTCACTCACCACATACACTCCTCACTGAGCTAGTATACAGTATACTCGAAAGCAATTGGTTGTATTAACTGACAAATCAATGATAAATTGATTGTTTGGCTCATTCATTCATATACTATGTCAGGTCACAACTGTGTGTGCTATGTCatcccgttgtgtgtgtgtctgtagcctGTGATTGACTGGACGTTGGCCAGGCTGACGTGGAGCTTCTTCAAGCAATCCTTTCTGAAGCAGATCCTGACGGAGGGAGAGCGTTATGTCATGACCTTCCTCAATGTGCTGAGCTTCGGGGAGCAGGGCGTGTACGACATCGTCAACAACCTGGGCTCAATGGTTGCCCGTTTCATCTTCCTGCCCATCGAGGAGAGCTTCTACGTCTTCTTTGCCAAAGTCCTGGAGAGGGGGCGGGACGTCAGGCAGCAGAAACAGGTCAGAGGGCAGAGTCAGCCAATAAATACCAGTCACTCATTTCACCATTTGTCAGTGGCCAATGACAAATAAAGTTGTCTGACACACACATTATAGCTCATGCAGGTGCATTGATGCCACTTGCTGGTTGGTCTGCAGGAGGAGGTTGCCATAGCAGCTGAAGTTCTGGAGTGTCTGCTGAAGCTGGTGCTTGTGATTGGTCTGATCAT
This is a stretch of genomic DNA from Oncorhynchus mykiss isolate Arlee chromosome 7, USDA_OmykA_1.1, whole genome shotgun sequence. It encodes these proteins:
- the rft1 gene encoding protein RFT1 homolog, which produces MSSQDMLKNASTLASYNVLLQVMFRVLTFLLNAFTLRFVSKELIGVVNVRLTLLYSTLVFLSREAFRRACLSGGTDHNWRQVINLLWLTLPLGVLWASLLVCVWLWLLEVPDPLTIPHYGPAVGLFALAALQELLAEPLWVLAQAHMFVRLKVVAESLAMVAKCVLTVVLVVSAPQWGLYIFSAAQLVYTGFLVLCYFVYFLRFLGSGEANRKYFPLQCVADLLPSSVEGEPVIDWTLARLTWSFFKQSFLKQILTEGERYVMTFLNVLSFGEQGVYDIVNNLGSMVARFIFLPIEESFYVFFAKVLERGRDVRQQKQEEVAIAAEVLECLLKLVLVIGLIITVFGYAYSHLALDIYGGSLLSSGAGPSLLRCYSSYVLLLAINGITECFVFAAMSKEEVDRYNLVMLALSISFLLLSYMLTWWAGGIGFILANCLNMGLRILHSLFYIHRYFLLSQWTPLRGLRPSPLLLLALALSAVLTALSEGVFCCDGGWLLRLVHIAVGAGCLLGVLVTVLLTETKLVQFVRTQLLPRYGKKHT